A stretch of Podospora bellae-mahoneyi strain CBS 112042 chromosome 5, whole genome shotgun sequence DNA encodes these proteins:
- a CDS encoding hypothetical protein (EggNog:ENOG503PEYK) codes for MDISPNTRDSGPPDNCNAVPASIFFRIFAFSYSGVLRYDTVQPMHCIQRNQNLREHKDGVIAALARFRKTKSEELKFVQGAAALSGAAVIGVFSWPSTERTIWVAKMLWNWSLFLSFFALISSAHQRGLRRLPVNSSDELSDADLAICLCLFLQPPAPPGSGDKMFHRGISRKMVWFWQCPTMLMSYSWVLFLVGYTIHLLTPVFDASLAEFTTIPAIVTVSGCAIVVGNFFFCTKLCQSRISKASDGAGEIAPRRLPV; via the exons ATGGATATATCACCTAACACCCGGGACTCAGGTCCACCAGATAACTGTAACGCAGTCCCCGCAAGCATCTTCTTCCGGATCTTTGCCTTCAGCTATTCCGGAGTTTTGCGCTATGACACCGTCCAGCCAATGCATTGCATCCAGCGCAACCAAAACCTTCGCGAGCACAAGGATGGAGTCATCGCAGCACTGGCTCGTTTCCGTAAGACCAAATCAGAGGAGTTGAAATTTGTACAAGGAGCA GCAGCGCTCTCCGGAGCAGCAGTCATAGGCGTCTTCTCCTGGCCCTCGACAGAAAGAACAATCTGGGTGGCCAAGATGCTCTGGAACTGGAGTTTATTTCTCTCCTTCTTTGCACTGATTAGCTCGGCGCACCAACGGggtcttcgtcgtcttcccGTGAACTCGAGTGACGAGCTCAGCGATGCCGACCTGGCGATATGCCTCTGTTTATTCCTGCAACCTCCTGCCCCGCCAGGGTCAGGGGATAAGATGTTCCATCGGGGGATCAGTCGCAAGATGGTCTGGTTTTGGCAGTGCCCGACTATGCTCATGAGCTATTCTTGGGTTTTATTCTTGGTTGGGTACACGATACATTTGTTGACGCCGGTTTTTGATGCTTCCCTGGCGGAGTTTACAACGATC CCTGCGATCGTCACTGTGTCTGGGTGCGCGATTGTTGTCGGcaatttctttttctgtaCAAAATTGTGCCAGAGCCGTATCTCAAAAGCCAGCGATGGGGCCGGTGAGATTGCCCCGAGGAGGTTGCCGGTATGA
- a CDS encoding hypothetical protein (EggNog:ENOG503P7JH) — MTEEQRDVYLYRRPITSLAKVPVLNKWAYASINHWAVCVGETCYEVARIHDHHPTGKSHDIRTLTKAEWIQYAQQQKLTYQYANYGKCNAKWKDDDIKECADDIWKRIFDGTYENFESNCQEFAHLLMRCIVDDLREDTIPRRWQEYNPDSLVPATLMGGGPGITIGAMGAAKGTVVAATASAGASVITMTDLVATYGILTGISGVVAFSSYIYKKYKRYKKSTAVVREWHSAMKTTTRKGWRRAFSRRS, encoded by the exons ATGACAGAGGAACAGCGAGATGTTTATCTTTACAGGCGGCCCATTACTAGCCTTGCCAAAGTCCCCGTGCTCAACAAATGGGCCTATgcctccatcaaccactGGGCAGTCTGCGTTGGCGAAACATGCTACGAGGTTGCCCGCATCCACGACCACCATCCAACGGGGAAATCTCACGACATACGCACCCTTACCAAGGCAGAATGGATTCAGTAtgcccaacaacaaaagctTACCTACCAATATGCCAATTACGGGAAATGCAATGCCAAATGGAAGGATGACGACATCAAGGAATGCG CGGACGACATATGGAAACGAATCTTCGACGGAACCTATGAAAACTTCGAATCGAACTGCCAAGAATTCGCCCATTTGCTTATGCGGTGCATTGTCGACGATCTGCGTGAAGACACGATCCCAAGACGGTGGCAGGAATACAATCCGGATAGTCTCGTACCGGCAACActgatggggggagggccTGGCATCACAATAGGCGCAATGGGCGCGGCCAAGGGGACGGTAGTGGCTGCGACAGCAAGTGCAGGGGCAAGTGTAATAACCATGACGGATCTCGTTGCCACGTATGGCATCCTGACGGGAATCTCGGGAGTGGTTGCCTTTTCGTCATATATATACAAGAAGTACAAACGATACAAAAAGAGCACGGCagtggtgagggagtggcACTCTGCAATGAAGACCACAACCAGGAAAGGATGGCGTCGGGCCTTTTCCAGGAGGTCGTGA